The following proteins come from a genomic window of Nodularia sp. LEGE 06071:
- a CDS encoding aldehyde dehydrogenase → MITNELSDVAAIIGKQREFFQTGKTKDITFRLAQLKILKQAIVENKQSIIEALQADLQKPEFETYATEIGVVNEIDDAIKHLKNWTKPKKAAVPWKFFPYSAKIYAEPLGVILIIGPWNYPLQLIISPLIGAIAAGNCTILKPSEIAPHTSSFVAQVIGKYFHPDYIAVVEGGVGTSQKLLAEKFDHIFFTGGTSVGKIVMEAAAKHLTPVTLELGGKSPCIIDNQINLEYTARRIVWGKFINAGQTCIAPDYLLVDQKIKQDLINSMKKCLQEFYGNNPATSPDYARIISQRQFDRLANLIQDGEIIIGGETKPEERYIAPTLLDHVSLTDPVMQEEIFGPILPIIAYTDITEAIALINSQPKPLALYLFTQNKNLQKRVLQETSSGGVCFNDTVMQVGVSSLPFGGVGDSGIGSYHGKASFDTFSHYKSVLKNYFWLDLNWRYAPYKDKLSTLKRIIG, encoded by the coding sequence ATGATTACTAATGAATTATCAGATGTGGCTGCAATTATCGGAAAGCAGCGCGAATTTTTTCAGACTGGTAAAACCAAAGATATTACTTTTCGCCTGGCACAACTCAAAATTCTCAAACAGGCAATAGTTGAGAATAAACAATCAATCATTGAAGCACTACAAGCAGATTTACAGAAACCAGAATTCGAGACTTATGCTACAGAAATTGGTGTAGTCAATGAAATCGACGACGCTATCAAACATCTCAAGAATTGGACAAAGCCAAAAAAAGCAGCAGTTCCCTGGAAGTTTTTTCCATACTCAGCCAAAATTTATGCAGAACCGTTAGGAGTTATTTTAATTATAGGCCCTTGGAATTATCCCTTGCAGCTAATTATCTCACCATTAATAGGTGCGATCGCGGCGGGAAATTGTACAATTCTCAAACCTTCAGAAATTGCCCCTCATACTTCCAGTTTTGTAGCTCAAGTAATTGGCAAATATTTTCACCCAGATTATATTGCTGTAGTAGAAGGAGGTGTAGGAACAAGTCAAAAACTTCTAGCAGAAAAATTTGACCATATCTTTTTTACTGGTGGTACATCTGTGGGCAAAATTGTTATGGAAGCAGCCGCCAAACACCTCACACCAGTCACTTTAGAATTAGGTGGCAAAAGTCCTTGTATTATCGATAATCAAATTAATTTAGAATACACTGCCAGACGCATTGTTTGGGGTAAATTTATCAATGCTGGACAAACTTGTATTGCGCCTGATTACCTTTTAGTTGATCAAAAAATCAAGCAAGATTTGATAAATAGCATGAAAAAATGCCTCCAAGAATTTTATGGAAATAATCCGGCAACCAGTCCAGATTATGCTAGAATTATCAGCCAAAGACAGTTTGATAGATTGGCTAACCTCATCCAAGATGGGGAAATTATTATTGGCGGAGAAACCAAGCCTGAAGAACGTTATATTGCTCCTACCTTACTTGACCATGTTTCTTTAACTGATCCTGTCATGCAAGAGGAAATCTTTGGCCCCATCTTGCCGATAATTGCATATACAGATATCACAGAAGCGATCGCCTTAATTAACTCTCAGCCAAAACCCTTAGCTTTATACTTATTTACTCAAAATAAGAACCTGCAAAAGCGAGTATTGCAGGAAACCTCATCGGGTGGAGTGTGTTTCAACGACACAGTTATGCAAGTGGGTGTCTCATCTTTACCTTTTGGTGGTGTAGGTGATAGTGGAATTGGTAGCTATCACGGTAAAGCCAGTTTTGACACCTTTTCACATTACAAAAGTGTGTTGAAAAATTACTTCTGGCTAGATTTAAACTGGCGTTATGCTCCCTACAAAGACAAGTTATCTACATTGAAGCGAATTATTGGCTAA
- a CDS encoding hybrid sensor histidine kinase/response regulator: MSSQSSRFDKILVVDDSPDNVFLIKTILEGEGYTISTAENGSSALAELEKSPCDLVLLDLMMPGMDGYEVTRRIRGDTKFQPYIPILLITAHDAPNVAKGLDLGADDFIRKPVTVDELLARVRSLLRMKRSMDERDEIARQRQDFVSRLTHDLRTPLVAADRMLMLFQQGALGTLSPQMEEVITIMARSNLNLLSMVNTLLEVYRFEAGRKTLVFQEVDLIQLLKELVGELTPLAQDKTLSLKLDLSEDSTTAMIMGDRLELHRLFTNLIGNAIKFTESGSVSIRFSTESESNKINSDYISIEVADTGIGIPPEEIETLFERFRQGSHKTSGSGLGLYLSRRIVEAHHGNILVNSELGKGSVFIIILPMKQ, encoded by the coding sequence ATGAGTTCTCAATCTTCTCGCTTTGACAAAATTCTGGTTGTCGATGACTCTCCCGATAATGTGTTTTTGATCAAAACGATTTTGGAGGGAGAAGGCTACACCATTAGCACGGCAGAAAATGGAAGCAGCGCCTTAGCAGAACTGGAAAAATCACCTTGTGACTTGGTATTACTGGATTTGATGATGCCTGGAATGGATGGGTACGAAGTCACCAGACGCATTCGAGGAGATACGAAGTTTCAGCCATATATCCCCATTCTGCTAATTACAGCCCACGATGCACCCAACGTCGCTAAAGGGCTAGACTTGGGCGCTGATGATTTTATCCGTAAACCTGTAACAGTCGATGAATTATTGGCAAGGGTGCGATCGCTTTTACGGATGAAGCGTAGTATGGATGAACGTGATGAAATTGCCCGCCAGCGCCAAGATTTTGTTTCTCGCCTCACCCACGATTTACGCACACCTTTAGTAGCAGCTGACCGAATGTTGATGCTTTTCCAGCAGGGTGCGTTGGGAACCTTATCGCCGCAAATGGAAGAAGTGATTACCATCATGGCTCGCAGTAATCTTAACCTGCTATCGATGGTGAATACTTTATTAGAAGTTTACCGCTTTGAGGCTGGTCGCAAAACCCTGGTATTTCAAGAAGTTGATTTAATTCAGTTGTTAAAAGAGTTGGTTGGGGAACTGACTCCCTTAGCACAAGACAAAACATTATCTCTCAAGCTGGATTTGTCTGAAGATTCAACCACAGCGATGATAATGGGCGATCGCTTAGAACTGCATCGTTTATTTACAAATTTAATCGGTAATGCCATCAAATTTACTGAATCTGGCTCAGTCAGTATCCGGTTTAGCACGGAGAGCGAAAGTAACAAAATTAACTCTGACTACATTAGTATAGAAGTAGCGGATACAGGAATTGGTATTCCGCCTGAAGAAATAGAAACGTTATTTGAACGATTTCGGCAAGGAAGTCACAAAACTTCTGGTAGTGGCTTAGGATTGTACCTTTCTCGCCGCATCGTCGAGGCACATCACGGTAATATCCTGGTAAATTCCGAGTTAGGTAAAGGTAGTGTGTTTATCATTATTTTACCCATGAAACAGTAA